From a region of the Roseivirga sp. 4D4 genome:
- a CDS encoding ankyrin repeat domain-containing protein, whose translation MKRKQFIKASALGIASSILAPGALAQQERPPKLKDEMVMQFVRNGHFDLPAVKQMLEETPSLINACWDWGGGDFETALGGASHMGEQKIARYLIDNGARMDIFSAAMLGEIEIIKSIVSNHPKSIYSKGPHGITLLMHAQKGGEDSLEVVEYLKSKGIDK comes from the coding sequence ATGAAAAGAAAACAATTTATAAAAGCCAGTGCCTTAGGCATTGCCTCCTCAATTCTTGCTCCCGGAGCTCTCGCTCAACAAGAAAGACCACCAAAATTAAAAGATGAAATGGTAATGCAATTTGTCAGAAATGGCCATTTTGACTTACCTGCTGTAAAGCAAATGCTTGAAGAAACTCCATCATTGATAAACGCATGCTGGGATTGGGGAGGTGGAGATTTTGAAACTGCCTTAGGAGGAGCTTCCCATATGGGAGAGCAAAAAATTGCTAGGTATTTAATAGATAATGGTGCAAGGATGGATATTTTTTCAGCTGCGATGCTAGGTGAAATTGAAATTATCAAGTCAATAGTTTCCAATCATCCAAAGTCTATATATAGCAAAGGTCCACATGGAATAACCCTACTAATGCATGCTCAAAAAGGAGGCGAGGACTCTCTGGAGGTGGTTGAGTATTTAAAATCCAAGGGAATCGACAAGTAG
- a CDS encoding LytR/AlgR family response regulator transcription factor codes for MIRYLIIDDEPIAHRIIEGYAKNLSQLTKVGNCHSAFEALDLLQSQTVDLIFLDINMPQLSGFDLLKTLSNPPKVIVTTAYQEFALEGYELNVIDYLLKPFSFERFLKAVNKVKTSSKKAVRENVDEQADESIFLKQDRKQRKVWLNQIRYVEAYGNYCKVHLEEEVLITPERISALESLLPQKSFLRVHKSFIVASSYIEAIAGTKIQIGNRFVPIGQTYANAVKRLLKSE; via the coding sequence ATGATAAGATACCTGATCATAGACGATGAACCCATCGCCCATCGAATCATTGAGGGGTATGCTAAAAACCTCAGCCAGTTGACCAAAGTCGGCAATTGCCATAGTGCCTTTGAAGCACTTGATCTACTTCAAAGCCAAACGGTAGACCTTATCTTTCTTGATATTAACATGCCTCAACTCAGTGGTTTTGATCTTTTAAAGACCTTATCCAATCCACCAAAAGTCATTGTCACTACAGCATACCAGGAGTTCGCACTGGAAGGTTATGAATTAAACGTGATTGACTACCTGCTCAAGCCCTTTTCATTCGAGCGCTTTCTAAAAGCCGTTAATAAAGTCAAGACATCTTCAAAGAAGGCCGTCAGAGAAAATGTAGATGAGCAAGCTGACGAGAGCATCTTTCTGAAACAGGATCGAAAACAAAGGAAAGTTTGGCTGAATCAAATACGCTATGTAGAAGCCTATGGAAACTATTGTAAGGTTCACCTGGAGGAAGAGGTGCTTATAACACCAGAAAGGATTTCTGCACTGGAATCTTTACTTCCACAGAAATCCTTTCTAAGGGTTCATAAATCTTTTATCGTGGCCAGCTCCTACATAGAAGCAATCGCTGGAACCAAAATTCAAATAGGCAATAGGTTTGTACCGATTGGACAGACTTATGCCAATGCTGTAAAGCGATTATTGAAAAGTGAGTAG
- a CDS encoding sensor histidine kinase produces the protein MTQWLKRYVRTVIVIIILIGSSIAMAQFKQAYELDRDSNYENAFKFAQLVFFLTVAYVVFTFLFNKWKEYRSLKNAHSKAQLELLKSKMDPHFFFNTLNNLYGLAIEKSDDTALIILKLSEVMRYTIYNGEKEFVTLREEIDYLKQYIEIHRIRHKHNLDIEFKEELPSTEIRIAPMILINLLENAFKHGIEALTKGAYIKIDIKAHGRKVLLSIENNRLPGISKESGRGLTYLKERLSLVYPKKHNLKIERTENTFSVRLELDTL, from the coding sequence ATGACGCAGTGGCTGAAAAGGTATGTAAGGACTGTTATCGTAATAATCATATTGATTGGTTCCAGTATAGCCATGGCTCAGTTCAAACAAGCCTACGAGTTAGACCGAGATTCCAATTACGAGAATGCTTTCAAGTTTGCGCAGCTTGTCTTTTTTCTCACCGTGGCTTATGTGGTATTCACTTTTCTATTTAACAAATGGAAGGAATACAGAAGCCTTAAGAATGCGCATAGCAAAGCACAACTGGAGCTGCTCAAGAGCAAAATGGATCCACACTTCTTCTTTAATACACTCAATAATCTCTATGGATTGGCGATAGAAAAATCGGATGATACTGCTCTGATTATCCTGAAACTTTCTGAAGTCATGCGCTATACCATCTACAATGGTGAAAAAGAGTTTGTCACGTTAAGGGAAGAAATCGACTATTTGAAACAGTATATCGAGATCCATAGAATTCGGCATAAGCACAATCTTGACATAGAATTCAAAGAAGAATTACCTAGTACAGAAATACGGATCGCTCCGATGATCCTCATTAACCTATTAGAGAATGCTTTCAAGCATGGCATTGAGGCCTTAACCAAAGGTGCATACATCAAAATTGACATCAAGGCTCATGGAAGAAAAGTGCTCCTCTCCATTGAAAACAATAGGCTTCCCGGTATCTCCAAAGAAAGTGGACGGGGACTAACCTATTTAAAAGAAAGGCTAAGCCTTGTTTACCCTAAAAAGCATAATTTGAAGATTGAGCGTACCGAAAATACTTTTAGCGTGAGGTTAGAACTAGATACTTTATGA
- a CDS encoding SGNH/GDSL hydrolase family protein, which translates to MLFRLSKVLLLAFSISLVSCDNTEEPQKELSYLALGDSYTIGESVNEADRWPEQLVDTLITSGITIERPRIIAKTGWRTDQLKDSLQIDPGRFRKYDLVSLLIGVNNQVQGRTLDRFETELIELIQMAINLADGDMTRVFVLSIPNYGKTQFGIYLGGEAISQEIAQFNAVIREVCDNLNIRYFNITPISEEVINDTSLLGSDNFHPSGKMYKLWVDLMFEDIYQSLLR; encoded by the coding sequence GTGTTATTCAGATTATCCAAAGTCTTGTTGTTAGCATTCTCCATATCACTCGTTAGCTGTGATAATACAGAGGAACCTCAAAAAGAATTAAGCTATTTGGCATTGGGGGACTCTTATACGATTGGAGAAAGTGTTAATGAAGCAGATCGGTGGCCGGAACAACTAGTGGATACACTGATCACATCAGGTATTACCATAGAAAGGCCCAGAATTATTGCCAAAACTGGTTGGAGAACGGATCAATTGAAAGACTCCCTACAAATTGATCCAGGTAGGTTCCGAAAATATGATCTTGTAAGTCTCTTAATCGGAGTGAACAATCAAGTACAAGGAAGAACACTAGATCGTTTCGAGACTGAATTAATTGAATTAATCCAAATGGCGATCAATCTAGCCGATGGTGATATGACTCGTGTATTCGTTCTGTCTATCCCCAATTATGGTAAAACGCAGTTTGGCATCTATTTGGGTGGTGAGGCAATCAGTCAGGAAATCGCTCAATTCAATGCTGTGATCAGAGAGGTATGTGATAACCTCAATATCAGATACTTCAACATCACCCCAATTTCAGAAGAGGTAATCAATGACACCAGTCTCTTAGGGTCTGATAACTTCCACCCCTCTGGCAAGATGTACAAGCTGTGGGTTGACTTGATGTTCGAAGACATCTACCAAAGCCTTCTGCGCTAG
- a CDS encoding serine hydrolase domain-containing protein: MSITRKIYVVTLILITTVLGHAQSQDDYKALKALLEKEVPPLMEQKNVPGMAIAIFDKGEVVYQKGLGLANVSSKRPVTMETGFNIGSISKLYTAWGVMRLVQDGKIDLETPVEEYISRWKIPASSFDSKKVTVRALLSHTAGLSVHGYPGFSPRQKLPSLEASLNGDNGDVRADEPVEVVIEPRTKFQYSGGGYTVLQLMIEEVTGKSFAQYMERTVFRPLDLQHTSFTIDRHVLQHTATPYNEAGEKIYLERFTAKAAAGLHTTLEDMIKFTRAALKGNTVLAQETLASMRRPDPVTNGQYGLGYMTLKMGPVTVQGHAGSNDGWESGFLLDYEDQSGVIILTNGSLGKDVAIATLRKWAMWKTKASR; this comes from the coding sequence ATGTCAATTACTCGAAAAATTTATGTTGTAACTCTAATACTGATCACTACAGTACTGGGCCATGCACAAAGTCAAGATGATTATAAGGCCTTAAAGGCTCTGCTGGAAAAGGAGGTGCCACCACTCATGGAGCAAAAGAATGTTCCGGGGATGGCGATCGCTATTTTTGATAAAGGCGAAGTGGTCTATCAAAAAGGTTTAGGGCTTGCCAATGTTTCTTCAAAAAGGCCTGTGACTATGGAGACAGGCTTCAATATTGGGTCCATTTCAAAATTATATACAGCATGGGGTGTGATGCGTCTGGTTCAGGATGGAAAGATCGATCTGGAAACACCTGTGGAGGAGTATATCAGTCGATGGAAGATTCCCGCTTCATCCTTTGATAGCAAAAAAGTAACCGTTAGGGCTTTACTAAGTCATACTGCTGGGCTTTCAGTTCATGGATATCCTGGGTTTAGCCCGAGACAGAAGTTACCAAGTTTGGAGGCGTCATTGAATGGGGATAATGGTGATGTCCGAGCTGACGAACCAGTTGAGGTTGTTATAGAACCCAGAACCAAATTTCAATATTCAGGAGGTGGATATACGGTACTTCAATTGATGATTGAGGAGGTGACAGGTAAATCCTTTGCTCAATATATGGAGCGGACGGTATTCAGACCATTGGATCTTCAGCACACCAGCTTTACAATTGACCGTCATGTGCTGCAACATACCGCTACGCCCTATAATGAGGCAGGAGAGAAGATTTACTTAGAACGGTTCACTGCAAAAGCTGCTGCTGGATTGCACACGACTTTGGAGGATATGATCAAGTTTACCAGGGCGGCTTTAAAGGGTAATACTGTTTTGGCACAAGAGACTTTAGCCTCTATGAGAAGGCCTGATCCAGTTACCAATGGGCAATATGGTTTAGGGTATATGACACTCAAAATGGGTCCGGTAACCGTACAAGGGCATGCAGGATCCAACGATGGATGGGAATCGGGCTTTTTGCTGGACTATGAAGACCAGAGCGGTGTGATTATCTTGACCAATGGGTCGCTAGGAAAGGATGTGGCCATAGCTACACTTAGAAAGTGGGCCATGTGGAAGACCAAAGCTAGCCGCTAA
- a CDS encoding VOC family protein translates to MDKKDNTSEVTGIGGVFFTSSNPNKLKEWYTKNLGLDLDEHGIQFRFREHDDPDKEGIIQWSIFSENSDYFAPSNSGFMINYRVQNIETLVESLREKGVQIVDSIQSYPYGKFVHVLDSDNNKIELWEPPTSF, encoded by the coding sequence ATGGATAAAAAAGATAATACTTCAGAGGTAACCGGGATTGGTGGAGTTTTCTTCACTAGCTCCAACCCTAACAAACTCAAAGAATGGTACACCAAAAACCTTGGCCTGGACCTTGATGAACATGGGATCCAATTCAGGTTTAGAGAACATGATGATCCTGACAAAGAAGGTATCATTCAATGGAGTATTTTCTCTGAGAATTCAGACTATTTTGCCCCCTCCAATTCTGGCTTTATGATCAATTACAGAGTGCAAAACATTGAAACCTTGGTAGAATCATTAAGGGAAAAAGGAGTTCAGATAGTCGATTCCATTCAGAGTTACCCTTACGGAAAGTTCGTTCATGTCCTCGATAGTGACAATAACAAGATTGAACTTTGGGAACCCCCCACCTCCTTCTGA
- a CDS encoding AsmA-like C-terminal region-containing protein yields the protein MKKTHKLKRWIKTLMIIGLVLVLLITTVIGIVYNQQDKLIQKGLTSLNEDFTGLFSVEGSHISPFANFPYVSIDLENVAIYETKSDSAKALVSIQDVYVGFDLISIIKGDYQVKKLKLSDGFIKLIQHTDGNLNVLNALSSDQVVEEKPPSSESAPLNLSLEAVELKNIDLLKINEANNLLAEVFVEEINSSLSMSEEHIKAKFDSRMLFNLVLDGDTSFLHDKHLSLTTGIDYDLNTGILDLDPSELLIEKASFLMDGKIDVADSLNLDLQFSGQKPNFDLFLAFVPEEYNPLIQRYDNGGTVYFDADIKGPAAFGKSPHLEIDFGCEEAFVENLEADKEINDLFFKGHFTTGAQNSPETMLLTIQDFTAKPETGTFRGDVRIENFDSPDIEMKVNSEFNLDFLAEFFNIQGLEDVSGKIALDMNFHDIVDLDDPSKAIERLNESYYTELKVEDLNFRSPNFHLPLQDINIHASMDGHRAEIDQFELKAGNSNISFTADISDLPAIIHHTSLPVDVNMDIQSKMIDLLEITRMDSLTDGFDEQIRDLSLGFKFKSSAKAFTESPYLPLGEFFITQLKADLTHYPHQLHDFNADIIIDSTDFKVIDFTGMLDQSDFHFDGKLTHYDLWFQDDPHGVSEIDFDLDAERIQLEDLFSYGGENYVPEDYRHEEFRNLRFHGLSKLEFDKELTAVGLELDHLSASMKVHGMTLENFAGKIWADSSKLLIEDLGGKVGNSEFVTDLTYYLKQDSTSAAHSFSFKSPKLDFDQLFSYVPAQTDTGSSQVDHEAGFNLFDLPFANMDFSFDIAEMNYHKYLLDDFMLEGRMQRDHYIYIDTMSLKAAGGEMNLNGYFNGSDPEQIYFSPNMNLKDVDLDKLLFKFDNFGQDQLISDNLHGRLSGSLKGKIHMHPDLVPATDVSELEMDIQVLDGSLVDFTPFEALSSYFTDKNLKLVRFDTLQNKLTLSNGDLVIPNMNINTSLGYFEISGTQSLDLNMDYVMRIPLKVVTRAGLRKLFGRKNRDNSDQVDEIQYRDESRRTTFLSVRVKGTAEDYDVSLGRKRERN from the coding sequence ATGAAAAAAACACACAAGTTGAAGCGGTGGATCAAAACCCTGATGATCATTGGACTTGTTTTGGTTCTACTGATCACAACCGTTATCGGCATTGTCTACAATCAACAAGATAAGCTCATTCAAAAGGGACTCACCAGTCTAAATGAAGATTTTACTGGCCTCTTCAGTGTTGAAGGCTCACACATCTCTCCTTTCGCCAACTTCCCCTATGTATCAATTGACTTAGAAAATGTCGCCATATATGAAACTAAGTCAGACAGTGCTAAAGCCCTGGTTAGCATTCAAGATGTATACGTAGGCTTCGATCTCATTTCTATCATTAAAGGAGATTATCAGGTTAAAAAGCTAAAACTCAGTGATGGCTTTATTAAACTCATTCAACATACAGATGGGAATCTGAACGTATTAAATGCACTTTCAAGTGATCAGGTGGTTGAGGAAAAGCCCCCTTCATCCGAGAGCGCTCCTTTAAACCTTAGCCTTGAAGCCGTTGAACTGAAGAACATTGACCTACTAAAGATCAATGAAGCCAACAACCTATTGGCTGAGGTATTTGTAGAGGAGATAAATTCCAGTTTATCCATGTCGGAAGAACACATCAAAGCTAAGTTTGATAGCCGTATGCTTTTCAACCTAGTGCTAGATGGGGACACCTCTTTTCTACACGACAAACACCTTTCTTTGACTACTGGTATTGATTATGACCTCAATACCGGAATACTTGATCTGGACCCCTCTGAATTATTAATTGAAAAAGCTTCCTTTCTTATGGATGGGAAGATAGATGTAGCAGATAGTCTCAACCTAGACCTTCAATTCAGCGGACAGAAGCCTAATTTCGATCTGTTCTTAGCCTTTGTTCCTGAAGAGTACAACCCGCTAATTCAGAGATACGACAACGGGGGGACGGTTTATTTCGATGCAGATATCAAAGGACCTGCTGCTTTTGGAAAGAGCCCACACCTGGAAATAGACTTTGGCTGCGAAGAAGCCTTTGTTGAAAACCTCGAAGCCGATAAGGAGATAAATGACTTATTCTTTAAAGGACATTTTACCACCGGAGCACAGAATTCTCCGGAAACCATGTTACTCACCATACAAGACTTTACAGCCAAGCCAGAAACTGGGACATTCCGCGGAGATGTCAGGATAGAAAATTTCGATTCACCTGATATTGAAATGAAAGTTAACTCAGAGTTTAACCTTGATTTTTTAGCCGAGTTTTTCAATATCCAAGGGCTGGAAGATGTGAGCGGAAAAATAGCCCTAGATATGAACTTCCATGACATTGTTGACCTGGATGATCCTTCAAAGGCTATTGAACGACTAAACGAAAGTTATTATACAGAGCTCAAAGTAGAAGATCTAAACTTCAGGAGCCCTAATTTTCACTTGCCACTTCAAGACATTAACATCCATGCTTCCATGGATGGGCATCGGGCTGAAATAGATCAGTTTGAGTTAAAGGCAGGTAATTCAAACATTTCATTTACGGCAGACATATCAGATTTGCCGGCTATTATTCATCATACCAGTTTACCCGTGGATGTGAATATGGATATTCAATCCAAAATGATTGACCTATTGGAAATCACTCGGATGGATAGTCTAACAGACGGCTTCGATGAACAAATTCGTGACCTATCACTCGGCTTCAAATTTAAAAGCAGCGCAAAAGCCTTCACTGAGTCACCTTATTTACCATTAGGTGAGTTCTTCATTACTCAACTAAAAGCGGATTTAACTCACTATCCGCATCAGTTGCACGACTTCAATGCGGACATCATCATAGATTCAACAGATTTTAAGGTCATAGATTTTACCGGAATGTTGGACCAAAGTGATTTTCATTTTGACGGTAAACTCACCCATTATGACTTATGGTTTCAAGATGACCCACATGGCGTTTCAGAGATTGATTTCGATTTAGATGCTGAACGCATTCAACTAGAGGACCTATTTTCATATGGTGGTGAAAACTACGTACCGGAAGATTATCGCCATGAAGAGTTTAGAAACCTGAGGTTTCATGGGCTCTCCAAGTTGGAGTTTGATAAAGAATTAACAGCAGTTGGCCTGGAGCTTGATCACTTGAGTGCTTCTATGAAAGTTCATGGAATGACGCTGGAAAACTTTGCCGGTAAAATATGGGCAGATAGTTCCAAGCTCTTGATTGAAGACCTTGGCGGGAAAGTGGGTAACTCAGAATTCGTTACTGACCTTACTTATTACCTAAAACAGGACAGCACTAGTGCCGCTCACTCCTTTTCATTCAAAAGTCCAAAGCTAGACTTCGACCAACTGTTCTCCTATGTGCCTGCTCAAACTGACACCGGAAGCAGTCAAGTAGACCACGAAGCAGGGTTTAACCTTTTTGATCTGCCATTTGCCAATATGGATTTCAGCTTTGACATAGCCGAAATGAACTACCACAAATACCTGCTGGATGACTTTATGCTGGAGGGAAGAATGCAAAGAGACCACTATATCTATATAGACACCATGTCGCTTAAAGCCGCTGGCGGAGAAATGAACCTAAATGGCTATTTCAATGGCTCTGATCCTGAACAAATTTACTTCAGTCCCAATATGAATTTGAAAGATGTCGATCTGGATAAGCTACTTTTCAAGTTTGACAATTTTGGTCAAGACCAATTAATCTCGGACAATCTCCATGGGCGATTGAGTGGGTCACTCAAAGGGAAAATACACATGCATCCTGATTTGGTTCCTGCAACTGATGTTTCGGAGTTAGAAATGGATATTCAAGTCTTAGATGGAAGCCTGGTAGACTTCACTCCTTTTGAGGCACTCTCGAGTTATTTTACGGATAAGAATCTGAAACTCGTAAGATTCGATACACTCCAAAATAAGCTTACACTAAGCAATGGAGACCTTGTAATTCCCAACATGAATATCAATACCAGCCTGGGCTATTTCGAAATCTCTGGTACTCAGAGTCTCGACCTAAATATGGACTATGTAATGAGAATACCATTGAAGGTGGTTACCCGTGCAGGTTTAAGGAAATTATTTGGTCGTAAGAATCGTGATAATTCGGATCAGGTAGATGAAATTCAATATAGAGACGAATCTCGCAGAACAACCTTTCTCAGTGTAAGAGTTAAAGGAACAGCAGAAGATTATGATGTCTCCCTGGGAAGAAAAAGGGAAAGGAACTAA
- a CDS encoding alpha/beta fold hydrolase, giving the protein MKIVRMFFPLIILTALIGCSQNMSDFEGIKKINDTNLYIKTLGSGEPLIIIHGGPGLSHDYFLPHLGKLSKEYRLIFYDQRGAGKSSKNQSPETINLKTFAEDIEAIRNEFSLGRIHLFSHSWGAKIASEYAIRYPQNVSSLIYCSPVHLANDFENEVNNMQMSAMDSSFLSKRERLMSSLEFKNGNVEAYENLFILSFSLLFKKKEKVDLLSLNLPTDFIKSQELLQGFSVDNRRNLLAELENIPINALILRGKYDLSVYEADSALAEITGANLIELESGHFPFIESYRSFEKAIMSFMEEIQTSN; this is encoded by the coding sequence ATGAAAATAGTAAGAATGTTCTTTCCACTTATCATCCTTACTGCGCTAATTGGATGTTCACAGAATATGTCCGATTTCGAAGGCATCAAAAAGATTAATGATACAAATCTCTATATCAAAACATTAGGAAGTGGTGAACCTCTGATAATTATTCATGGAGGCCCAGGATTAAGTCATGATTATTTCCTCCCTCACTTAGGAAAACTTTCCAAAGAATATCGGTTGATCTTTTACGACCAAAGGGGAGCTGGTAAATCATCCAAAAATCAATCTCCTGAAACTATAAATCTGAAAACATTTGCAGAGGATATTGAGGCTATTCGCAATGAATTTAGCTTAGGGAGAATTCATTTATTTTCACATTCGTGGGGAGCCAAAATAGCAAGTGAATATGCCATAAGATATCCTCAAAATGTATCAAGCCTCATTTATTGTAGTCCTGTACATCTGGCCAATGACTTTGAGAATGAAGTCAATAATATGCAAATGTCTGCAATGGACAGCTCATTTCTTTCCAAAAGAGAGAGGTTAATGAGTTCACTCGAATTTAAAAATGGAAATGTTGAGGCATATGAAAATCTGTTTATCCTTTCCTTTTCATTATTATTTAAGAAAAAGGAAAAAGTTGACTTATTATCTCTGAACCTCCCAACTGACTTTATCAAATCACAAGAATTACTTCAAGGGTTTTCTGTAGATAACCGTAGAAATTTACTTGCTGAGTTAGAAAATATACCAATAAATGCATTGATTTTGAGGGGTAAATATGATTTATCTGTTTATGAGGCTGACTCAGCATTGGCAGAAATAACTGGTGCTAATCTAATTGAATTAGAATCGGGACATTTTCCATTTATTGAATCCTATCGTTCATTCGAGAAAGCCATTATGAGTTTCATGGAAGAAATTCAAACCTCAAACTAG
- a CDS encoding nuclear transport factor 2 family protein encodes MDLIDMKTIALTLSLLTALILPKSQHMSPEEIVQKQLDTYNARDIDGFMSVMADDVSLYNLGQSEPISSGYKAVRAIYKNLFEKSPKLNSVLADRIVMGNKVIDHEKITGRMGNDDILELVVIYEVEGQKIHKITVIRE; translated from the coding sequence ATGGATTTAATAGACATGAAAACTATTGCTTTAACGCTCTCCTTACTCACTGCCTTAATCCTTCCTAAATCTCAGCACATGTCTCCAGAAGAAATAGTCCAAAAGCAACTAGACACCTATAATGCAAGAGATATTGATGGATTTATGAGTGTTATGGCCGATGATGTGAGTTTATATAACCTAGGGCAGTCTGAACCTATATCATCCGGATATAAAGCGGTAAGAGCAATCTACAAGAACCTATTCGAAAAATCTCCTAAACTAAACTCTGTCTTGGCCGATCGCATTGTAATGGGAAACAAGGTCATAGACCATGAGAAAATCACTGGAAGAATGGGAAACGATGACATCTTGGAACTCGTGGTCATCTACGAAGTAGAGGGTCAAAAAATCCATAAAATCACGGTGATTCGTGAATGA
- a CDS encoding efflux RND transporter periplasmic adaptor subunit: MTRKILGFVLGLIFLAGAGYVAKSLIDSNTRPVREVPKTIKTVFTETALNGDIPIVVKASGNLVASRKIELYAEVQGIFKEGSKPFKSGQPYRKGEVLLDIDSQEFYTSLLAQRSTLYDLITGMMPDLKFDYPESFDHWEKYLKTFDLKSDLKVLPEPINDKERYFVNGRQIVTTYYNIKNLEERFKKYQITAPFNGVITESLVNPGTLIRSGQKLGEFVSMNDFELEVDVNEEYIDILRVGESVLLNDLSGERNWKGIVRRVNGRLDQSTQTVKVFIGLQGKDLIEGMYLEANIEARSEKNAIEIPRSLLNNETELFVVEDDKLAIKQVNPVYFTDRTAIVKGLDDGAQYVSRPLPGAYSGMLVKVAQSSGNIER; this comes from the coding sequence ATGACAAGAAAGATTTTAGGATTCGTCCTCGGACTTATTTTTTTGGCTGGAGCTGGCTATGTAGCCAAGTCCCTCATCGATAGTAATACAAGGCCTGTCAGAGAAGTTCCCAAAACAATCAAGACTGTATTTACAGAAACAGCACTAAACGGAGACATTCCGATAGTAGTCAAGGCAAGTGGCAATCTTGTAGCATCAAGAAAGATTGAACTCTATGCCGAAGTACAAGGCATCTTTAAGGAAGGGAGCAAACCCTTTAAATCAGGACAACCCTATCGCAAGGGTGAAGTTTTGCTAGACATTGACAGTCAGGAGTTTTATACCAGTCTTTTGGCCCAAAGGAGTACGTTATATGACTTGATCACGGGTATGATGCCTGATCTCAAGTTTGATTACCCTGAGTCATTTGATCATTGGGAAAAGTACCTGAAAACCTTTGACTTAAAGTCCGATCTGAAGGTATTACCAGAACCAATCAATGATAAGGAACGCTACTTCGTCAATGGGCGACAAATCGTCACTACATACTACAACATCAAAAACCTTGAGGAGCGATTTAAAAAGTATCAAATCACAGCCCCATTCAATGGAGTCATCACCGAATCATTGGTCAATCCTGGCACATTGATACGTTCGGGCCAGAAGCTGGGCGAATTCGTATCCATGAATGATTTTGAACTCGAAGTGGACGTCAACGAAGAATACATCGATATTCTTAGAGTGGGCGAATCAGTTTTATTGAATGACCTATCTGGAGAACGAAACTGGAAAGGCATAGTCAGAAGAGTTAATGGTAGGCTCGATCAAAGTACACAAACCGTCAAAGTATTTATTGGCTTACAAGGAAAAGACCTGATAGAGGGCATGTACCTGGAAGCGAACATAGAAGCCAGGTCAGAGAAGAACGCCATAGAAATACCAAGAAGCCTGCTCAATAACGAAACAGAGCTGTTTGTGGTGGAAGATGATAAACTAGCCATTAAGCAGGTTAACCCAGTCTACTTCACTGATCGTACAGCCATCGTCAAAGGACTTGATGATGGAGCACAGTATGTGAGTCGTCCATTGCCAGGAGCTTACAGCGGCATGTTGGTAAAAGTTGCACAGAGTTCAGGAAATATTGAAAGGTAA